In the genome of Catharus ustulatus isolate bCatUst1 chromosome 1, bCatUst1.pri.v2, whole genome shotgun sequence, the window AGAGggtgaaaatatttctggttttgtcctgcagctgccagtgTTGCTTCGCCTCAGCTGTGTTGGCCTGGTGTTTGTGTTGAATGCAATGATGTGGACAGTCTTCACAAAAGCCTTACgactctcctcctcctcagctgctgcctctgtgacAACAACAGCCTCCAACTTCATCTCTTCAGTGAGTAGGCCCCTTCCCCACACACTGAAGCCTGAGGAGCACAGCAAGGTGGGAATGCTCACCTGATTGTAGCTCATCTCCCAGTGCAGCCAGTGTCACTGACCACACAGGAAGAGTTGGAGGCAGATGTGAAATGGTTGTGTCAGGCCTCAGCTGCTCTGATAGTTGTTCATGGCACAGGTGGTGGAACTTTCCTGGGTGGTGCAGGAGGAAGGGTGCCTTGCAGCAGCAACACAGTTTACTGAACTTTTCTAATTGCCAGTGGGAGCTGGAGCTttgcttcattttgcttttcctttgcagcaCCTCATTTGTGAGAAGCGAGAGTCACCCTAGCTGGGTGTGAAGATGCATCACCTCTAGTGACAGCAAGAGTGTTTGACccacaggttttttccacttgctTTTCACTCTTGGCTGTAGTCCACCTTTTTTCTGTGCTCCAGCTGGCAGACAATTCGTGGTGGTGTCCAGTAATCGACAATAATAATAAACACCCAGTCAGTGGGAGATTTGGCTCCTGAGAAGTGCTGGGAAGGCAGCAAAGCTCATGCACATCTGCCAAATCCTGCTTTGGGACCACAATATGGCTGTGCTTCCAGGCTGGTGGTGAAGTTGGTCATTTCCAGCATCACCTTCAACAGCCATTCCTGTGTTGGTCATCCCAGTAGGAGTTTCTTCAACCAGGTTTTTTCCAGGGCTGTCTCTCCCAGGAGTCCTCACAGCTCTGGTAGCACAAGAGGCCTTGGGACAGTTCAGTCCAGCAAAGCTTTGtgtctctcttttccttcaggCTATCCTGGGAAAACTGCTCTTTGGGGAGACATGGACACCTCTCTGGTGGGTCGGCCTCGCTATGACAGTCTGCGGGCTCATGTTGCTGCATACGGCTGCACCCCAGCTGGTGCAGGTCCCAGCAGAGAAGAAGGAATGATCGTTGCTGGAAGGGTCACAGTGCCATGCCgcccctctccagcctgtctcATGACAGCATCCCCAGTCGCCACCAGTCTCTGAACACGCTGGCCACCGAGCTGCTGACCCTGCTCACTGCTCACCTGCTGACTTGCAAAATCATGTTGGTCACGTCTTTCCTGGTGGTGAtgtggtggcagtgacagccTTGGAGGGAGCTGGTCAACTCTGAGTCAGTATTGTGAAAATCAACGCCAGAGGCTTATCAACCACTCCTCCTCTTCACACCCTGTGGCTGTGGAGCTTTCGCAGTTTGGGGAATGCTGAAAATAGAGATGGTGGTTGTGGAAGATGCTTATGCATCACTATTTTTCCATGAAAGGACCTATCCCAAAATAGAAGAACAATCAGAATTAGATGCTGAAGGCAGCTgttatttctgctctgctgttcctgaCTTTCTGTCTTTTGAAATGGTTCTGTGCCCGCTGCTACCTGTAAGGCTGTAGAGACTTGCATTTAGTTCAGCTTCCTCTATCAGTCACATACACCTTTTAACTTGCCATTTTTATCTGACATCTAGAATTTTTACTTACCCATTCCTGACATGTTAATCACTGTAAGGTTGCTGTTCTTTCCTTTAAACCCTTACCCAGAAGAAGGTTTTGATCACCATTCCTACTTTGTGTAGGTCATACTAGTTTTGGTACAATTCAAGAGGCAACCTGCTTTCACTTGGAGCGTCCATGTTCAACATattccccatccccactcaTTTTGACAATTGCTTTAATGTTTGGTAAAAGGGACTATCTCAAGCCATGTTCTTTCTATGCCTCTAGATGATGCTTATTCTCTTATTCTCATTCATGTGATGTgatgatgtgatgtgatgtgatgtgatgtgatgtgatgtgatgtgatgtgatgtaTGTGATGTGATGAACCAGATCACTGGTATCCAGGTATCTGCTAAATTTTGCATCAGTGTTCAGGTGTCGATTTGGTGAATGTATCACGAATCATCATTTGTAAGGTATCAACTTCATTCCCCTacctacttcttttttttttctccttggaaaTTCTTCCATTGGAATCctaattaagaaataaaattatgcttATAAATGTATGCATCATGCTGGTGATATCACTTGTTTGCTCTGGGCTTGCCAGGTTGTCTCTGTCATCTTGTAATGACTGAAGGTGAGTCACAGTTGTGGCATGTGGCAGAAAACCTAAGGACGCATTTCTGTGAGTGTCTGTACCAGAACCTGTCAGGTCTGTCATGATTGGCAGATCTGCGCTGTGTCAAGTGTAAAATAGACTTATgcatggaaatgctgctggagtTGGGTTtgtgcctttttcttctttgaatcAGAAGAACTACGGTCTCACAGAAGAGGCCAAGAGcctttctagctcaccacatcTGGCAGTCATGTCCCAAGAGGGGCAAAGCCTTTGTCTCTCCCATCAGTGTGCTCTCAGGTCTTCCCATCAAAGAGGGGAGCTGCATGTGTGGTGAGGGAGAGGGCAAAGTGCTCTGAgtgccttccctccctgccaccatGGGTCTTGGCACCTCAGGAGTGGTAGGGTGGGACACATCCGTTACCTGGGAAGCTGACACAGGGACCCAGCGTCCCTCATAGGTCTGCAGACATGACAGCCAGGAACCGTGCATTTCTGAGTACATCAGGTATCCTTAGATCTTAATACAGGATGGAAAGTTAACAAATCCTCATCTATTTGCCCTTGTTATTAACACTCAGCGAGCTGTAAGCCGTGGCTGCCTTCGTGCAAACACCAGTAGAAGGACCAGGCTCTCTGGTTAATTTGGCTGTTGTCCCATTTTCTAATAAATCATTTGAAAAACTTTTTAACCTGCTGACATTTCTTTATTATGGTCATGTTGGAGGTCAAGGTTTAGGAGGTGTTTGTTCTGAAGTGGAAGGTGTGCAGAAGGCACGAACAGCACTTTACTTGGTGATACTCCCTTTAAGGCGGATGAGTATAAACCAGGGCTGTAAATCCTCTCATAAATACTTGAAGGTGGGAACAGAAGTAAGTTTTCCTCCAATTCCCATGGGAAGAAAAGATTGCCAAGTACGGTTCATTTTATGGCAGAATTCCACCCCTCGTGTACACAGAGTTTGGCCATGTCTGCCGGTGGGGCCAGGGCTACAAGAAAAGCTGCAGTCACTGTGTGGCAGAGCAGTGCACTTCTGGTAAACCATTCATGTGGGATCATCCAAAATGTGGCTGaagataataagaaaaaaaaaaaggagaggatttccaaaataaaactttgtcCAAAGCTcaatgactgattttttttattttagagcaCACACAACAGAACCCAATGTGACACTAATGAATGAGCTGTGTTTGACAAATCAATGATTCAGATGTGGTGGATCTTGTAAGGTGGCTGAAGATCATGGCCAACTCCAAGACCTTGGTTTACCAGGGCGGAAGGTGGGCTACCTTTATGTGGGAATCACAGCAGTGTGCTTGCATGGAGTTTTTCCTCAGTTGAGTTGAGATATTATTAGAGAAGAGTCTTGGGCATGTGTTTTCACTCCAATTCCAGCAAAATACACTTCTGTGTACACATGTCACAGAAGCACAGTGCTGTGTCTACAGCACTGATGGATAGGGACAATGGACGTTGTCTACCTGGGCTTGGGCAAAGCATTAGACACCATCTTGCACGACATCCTTGTCTCTAAACTGGAGACATGGATTTGATCCCAGGCATACCTACAAGTTGGGCAGAGACATGATTGACAACAACCTTGTGGAGAAGGACTTATGGGTGGTGGCTGACCAGAAACtcaacatgagccagcagtgtgtgctggcagcccagaaagccaaacaaatcctgggctgcatctaaaagagcatggccagcaggtggagggaggtgattctgtcCCGTactctgctctgtgagacccCCACCTGTGATGCTGTGTGCTCCAGTGCTCCTGACATAGGAAGAACGTGCaactgttggagcaagtcctgGAGGCCACAAAATTGATAAGGTGACTTGAGCATCTGCTctatgaggacaggctgagagcaTTGGGGCTATTCAGCCTAGAGCAGAGAAGGTTGCGTGGAGACCTTGTGGCAACCTTCCAGATCTGAAGGGGGCCTACAGGGAAACCAGAGAGAGTCTTCATCAGGAACTGCAGTGATAGGATGAGGAGTAATGGGTACAAACTGTAAGAAAggaaatttaggttagataGATGGAAAGAAATCTttactggaacaggttgcccagtgAAGTTGTGAATGCGCCATTCCTGGCACTATTCAAGGTCAGATTGGACGGAGCTCGGaacagcctggtctagtggaaggtgtccttgaTCCTAGGAGGGTGTTTGGAACTAtatgatctttgaggtccctttcaacacaaaccattccatgattctctcacctccccagtgctggctgtAATGAGTCTTTCCTGCACCTACCTCATTCTCAAACACAACACTTAGTTTTTTAGCATCTCATTCATCATCAGGCATGGCCATACCATGTCATGCTTTTAAAGAGTAGAAGAAGCAGGTACATGGTTAACAGGAAGGCTCACAATGACACTCATGAAGATTCAAATGAGAATATTTGAATTAATGGTGAGAAGCATTAGAAAAATCTGTTGTATAAACAAGGTCCAGGAGTATTGTATTCTAAGGTAAACAGTGTCTCATATACCTTTACAAGGAACAAAGCCAAATGAAATTATAGTTTCAGTTGAACCTTAAACCATAATTTGACTGATTAGATAAGGAAATGTacataaaaacttttaaatgtcCCTGTTGTCATTGACAAGGAGTCACTGAAAATTTGTACAGCATCTTGAAGGATGGTATGTTTGCCCAGGTGATAATTATTTGAAGTAgatgcaataaataaatttggtAGATTGTTCTGCCGAGTTTGGCATATTCCTTattatttttgaggaatttgaCTCAGTGCCCTCTGTTGACCCTTCAGAGACCTTAAATGATCACATTGCAAGAGTGTCCCAGACACACACATAATTACATGATCTTGCAAGCAGTGAGGAGTTTTCAAAGAAGGAAGTCCTGTGACGCAACTTGCCAGAAGAATGACTCTGACCTTGtctggcacagaaaaaaacatgaaattcGGAATAAATGGGTACTAATCTTGTGTTCAGGGTGCTTTtctgcagaagagcagcacCAAACCTTCATTTTAGGGATCTGAGAGGTGCAGAGGGAAGTCACACAATATGGGCACTTAACTGCAGCAAGTGGTGTGGTGCCTGCAGCTCACTTGGTCTTGGAGAAAAATCTAGGGTGAGCTCAGGTCAGTGGTAAAAGCCTTCCCAGGAGAACCAGGgcttttcccctaaaaatcaAGTGTGTACCACATGACTTTTTAATAGAAAAGATTGAAGAAGACAACATTCCTGAAAATGTTGTCCTTCCTGAGGACAGaacaaactacagtaatttcatgattataagccacactgagtataagccgcacttccgggtaccagcaacttttccttctttgtccatatataagccgcacctgattataagccgcactttacaatacagagtgtgataaaagctacctattctatcaccatctgttgagggtgggggcagtgatccttatctcaacggcagatattctgctaatgggccatccattaaaaccaggtggggcattgttctttatcttttcacaccccatccttcctccgGAGAGTCATTTTCCTCCAGAGGGAAattgcacctt includes:
- the TMEM42 gene encoding transmembrane protein 42, with translation MRAGAAVAAAAAGTLGAAAAAAAKLALGTGGEAAGGPLPVLLRLSCVGLVFVLNAMMWTVFTKALRLSSSSAAASVTTTASNFISSAILGKLLFGETWTPLWWVGLAMTVCGLMLLHTAAPQLVQVPAEKKE